In Bacteroidia bacterium, a genomic segment contains:
- a CDS encoding efflux RND transporter permease subunit, with amino-acid sequence MKNNFREFAISSWSIDNRIAIFILTVIITVAGLVSFQLLPKENFPEIQWPVIFVSTPYPGTSAGDIENLVSRKIEKELKGLEGIKEINSTSIQDFSSVFVEFETDVDLVEAKREVQEAVNRVKSELPNDLPGDPQVIDINLSEIPIMFLNVSGPYDNVTLKKFAEELRDEIEKQKEILRVDIVGAPEKEIQINVDLFKAEAASVTLGDIEQTVKGENIIVSGGELNIDDQKVSVRINGEFKSVEEIRNLVVRSGKGNIVYLRDVAQIVDGFKEKDSYARLNGQPVLTLNIIKKAGENLVDAADKIKVTTAEMQENRFPQNLTITLSADQSQLTRNTLGELTNTIIIGFILVTLVLMFFMGLRDSLFVGLAVPLSSFIAFAVLPALGYTMNLVVLFSFILALGIVVDNAIVVIENTYRMFTEENLPIITAAKKAAGEVIGPVFSGTLTTVCPFLPLLFWKGPIGEFMGFMPVVMIITLFASLFVAYVINPVFAVAFMKRREDNEGINHKQTWLYTVLAVVSGIIIRVMGGVSLGNFMFFMAAFVLLHTYVLRYIIEVFQQRMLPWIKEFYRKTLRWSLDHAGFVVLATIGFLFVSMVIVQMAGLKYIQFPPTDPNFAYVFNELPNGTDIEVTDSITRILEDRVYEVIGKDNPLVRSVITNVAIGAGDPNSFDQSTSKTHKSKITVEFVGVKERNGASTREIMDKIRENMAGIPGTKITVDQDKNEPPGSAPIEVQVSSEDFKYMMAVSEDLFAYLDSLSSSGAIAGLEKLKWDVDEKRPELIININRDKARELGLSSGQIGMELRTAIFGKEISNFRANEDEFKIMLRLDEKYREEISTLLNMRVTYMDMATGRFRSVPISSVADFSYSSSYGGINRTDLKKSVKITSNVLTEYNVNDVFNDVDYAVQTFIKQGRKMKEVDVTVGGQTVDMAEQASFLGGAFMAAILLIFLILVTQFNSLSSVLIIMGQVLLSIVGVFLGHAIIGMDFSVVLSGVGIVTLAGIVVNNGIILLDFFQIELKKGMPLKEAIIEGGAIRFTPVFLTASSTILGLVPLALSLNINFATLLSDFDPQIFFGGDSASFWEPFSWSIIFGLGFATVITLVIVPVLYYIAANFGNYVQNLLNWLKEKLAFRFGTNQEES; translated from the coding sequence ATGAAAAATAATTTTAGAGAATTTGCTATTTCCAGCTGGTCAATTGACAATCGGATTGCCATTTTCATCCTGACTGTCATTATTACGGTTGCGGGACTGGTTTCTTTCCAGCTTTTGCCGAAAGAAAACTTTCCGGAAATCCAGTGGCCGGTCATATTTGTATCCACTCCCTACCCGGGTACTTCTGCCGGAGATATTGAAAATCTTGTCAGCAGAAAAATTGAAAAAGAGCTCAAAGGGCTGGAAGGGATCAAGGAAATCAACAGTACCTCGATCCAGGACTTCTCCAGTGTGTTCGTCGAATTTGAAACCGACGTCGATTTGGTGGAGGCAAAACGTGAAGTACAGGAAGCGGTAAACCGGGTAAAAAGTGAATTGCCCAACGACCTGCCCGGTGACCCGCAGGTCATCGACATTAATCTTTCGGAGATTCCGATTATGTTTCTCAACGTCTCAGGACCATATGATAATGTAACCCTGAAAAAATTCGCAGAAGAACTCCGCGACGAAATTGAAAAGCAAAAGGAAATCCTTCGCGTAGATATTGTCGGAGCGCCGGAGAAAGAAATCCAAATCAATGTGGATCTCTTCAAAGCTGAAGCCGCCAGTGTCACTTTAGGCGATATCGAACAAACCGTAAAAGGGGAAAACATCATCGTCTCCGGCGGAGAACTCAATATCGATGACCAAAAGGTATCGGTAAGGATCAACGGAGAATTTAAGTCCGTAGAAGAAATCCGGAATCTGGTGGTGCGCTCAGGAAAAGGGAATATCGTTTACCTGAGAGATGTTGCTCAGATAGTAGATGGGTTCAAGGAAAAAGACAGCTATGCCCGTCTCAACGGGCAGCCGGTTCTTACGCTGAACATTATCAAAAAAGCAGGGGAAAACCTCGTAGATGCAGCCGATAAAATTAAAGTCACCACAGCAGAAATGCAGGAAAACCGCTTCCCGCAGAATCTCACCATTACGCTTTCTGCCGACCAGTCCCAACTCACCAGAAACACGCTGGGCGAGCTGACCAATACCATTATCATCGGGTTTATCCTTGTGACGCTGGTGCTGATGTTTTTTATGGGTCTTCGCGATTCACTCTTTGTTGGTCTCGCCGTTCCGCTTTCTTCTTTTATCGCTTTTGCTGTTCTTCCGGCACTGGGATACACGATGAACCTGGTCGTGCTTTTTTCTTTTATTCTCGCATTGGGAATTGTGGTGGATAATGCGATTGTGGTAATTGAAAATACCTACCGGATGTTTACAGAAGAGAATCTGCCGATCATTACTGCTGCCAAAAAAGCTGCCGGTGAAGTAATCGGGCCGGTATTTTCAGGAACACTTACTACGGTTTGTCCATTTCTCCCCCTGCTTTTCTGGAAAGGGCCGATTGGAGAGTTTATGGGTTTTATGCCTGTGGTAATGATTATCACATTGTTTGCTTCTCTGTTTGTAGCCTATGTGATCAACCCGGTATTTGCGGTTGCTTTTATGAAGCGGAGAGAAGATAATGAGGGGATTAACCACAAGCAAACCTGGCTTTACACAGTTTTGGCCGTTGTCAGTGGAATCATCATACGCGTAATGGGGGGTGTTTCTCTGGGAAACTTCATGTTCTTCATGGCTGCCTTCGTACTCCTCCACACGTATGTGCTGCGTTATATCATAGAAGTGTTCCAGCAAAGAATGCTCCCATGGATCAAGGAATTTTACAGAAAAACGCTGCGCTGGTCCCTGGATCATGCCGGGTTTGTTGTACTGGCAACCATTGGCTTCCTGTTCGTTTCAATGGTGATTGTGCAGATGGCAGGGTTGAAATACATCCAGTTTCCCCCTACGGATCCCAACTTTGCCTATGTATTTAATGAGCTGCCCAATGGTACGGATATTGAAGTAACTGATTCGATTACCCGCATTCTGGAAGATCGGGTATACGAAGTAATTGGCAAAGATAACCCGCTGGTGCGATCGGTTATCACCAATGTGGCTATTGGCGCGGGAGATCCCAATTCGTTTGACCAAAGCACATCCAAAACCCACAAGAGTAAAATCACGGTGGAGTTTGTAGGGGTGAAAGAGCGAAACGGCGCCTCCACACGAGAGATTATGGACAAGATCAGGGAGAATATGGCGGGAATTCCCGGTACAAAAATCACCGTGGACCAGGACAAAAATGAACCGCCCGGCAGCGCACCGATTGAGGTTCAGGTAAGCTCCGAAGACTTTAAGTATATGATGGCGGTCAGCGAGGATTTATTTGCCTATCTCGACTCATTAAGTAGTTCCGGGGCTATTGCCGGACTGGAAAAGCTGAAATGGGATGTAGACGAAAAACGCCCGGAACTGATCATCAACATCAACCGCGACAAAGCACGCGAACTGGGCCTGAGCAGCGGGCAGATCGGGATGGAACTCCGAACAGCCATTTTCGGAAAAGAAATCTCCAACTTCCGCGCAAATGAAGATGAATTCAAAATCATGCTTCGTCTTGACGAGAAATACAGAGAAGAAATTTCCACCCTGCTGAACATGCGCGTAACCTATATGGATATGGCCACCGGCAGATTCCGCTCCGTACCCATTTCCTCTGTGGCCGACTTTAGTTATTCTTCCAGCTACGGCGGCATTAACCGTACAGATCTGAAAAAGTCGGTAAAAATCACTTCCAATGTACTGACCGAATACAATGTCAATGATGTCTTTAACGACGTTGACTATGCGGTACAGACATTTATCAAACAAGGGCGTAAGATGAAAGAGGTCGATGTTACCGTAGGCGGACAAACCGTAGATATGGCCGAACAGGCATCATTTCTTGGCGGCGCGTTTATGGCTGCGATCCTTCTGATTTTCCTGATTCTCGTTACACAGTTTAACTCCTTAAGCAGTGTATTAATCATCATGGGACAGGTTTTACTCAGTATTGTGGGGGTGTTTCTCGGACATGCAATTATCGGCATGGACTTTTCGGTTGTATTGTCTGGGGTTGGAATTGTAACACTCGCAGGGATTGTGGTAAACAATGGCATCATCCTGCTTGACTTTTTCCAGATTGAACTTAAAAAAGGAATGCCGCTGAAAGAAGCGATCATTGAAGGGGGCGCGATCCGGTTTACCCCTGTGTTTTTGACCGCATCTTCTACGATTCTGGGATTGGTTCCGCTGGCCTTATCACTTAACATCAATTTTGCCACGCTGCTTTCTGACTTTGATCCCCAGATCTTCTTTGGTGGAGACAGTGCTTCTTTCTGGGAACCATTTAGCTGGTCCATCATATTCGGGCTTGGGTTTGCGACTGTAATCACACTGGTCATTGTCCCGGTTCTTTATTACATCGCAGCCAATTTTGGAAACTATGTTCAGAATCTGCTCAACTGGCTAAAGGAAAAGCTGGCTTTCCGTTTCGGAACAAACCAGGAAGAATCATAG
- a CDS encoding PIG-L family deacetylase, translating into MLSKFVGVYILLIVSSLSSLNILQAQAPLPPKSSGEIQHAIHKLQVLGSVMYIAAHPDDENTRLLAYLAGEKGYRTAYLAMTRGDGGQNSIGEEVGPHLGILRTQELLAARRMDGAEQMFSRAYDFGYSKNPEETFRIWGKDKILADVVWAIRKFQPDVIITRFPGPEKGGGGHGHHTASAMLAQEAFDLAGNPNVFPEQLAYVQVWQPKRILWNTWAPGNQPDYDFSHTLTINVDAYQPLLGKSIGEIAAEARSMHKCQDFGVAPWRGEVFEYLQHEKGEEAKTDLFDGIVTSWDRIGESKTGKVLEQVYHDYQSANPAASIPGLLKAWKMMEGKQGYWYEQKRKEIRNLLVYCAGIFMEVSSQEPMTAPGDSARLTAQIIKRSDAVVELKGIEWNYPGVSLSLNQPLKNDHKLLSFEKKFLISNTPPSQHYWRREPMEKGSFQVSDQQLIGLPESPAALTATWKLKFEDVEMDVALPVIHRYVDRSKGELYRPFIFAPPVTVNIADAVYLFSDNQVKEVKMTVKSFLPSGNTRLKLSVPPGWEVTPSEINLKLEGKGTEQMVSVMITPPDNQQSGDLKVVAETGGVSGSYSSRTIAYDHIPVQMVFDPAETRLVRIDLEKRGEYIGYIMGAEDEVPLGLEQIGYKVDLLEDDKILTDNLLKYDAVIAGNRSYYRRSRMPFHKTQILEYVKQGGTYIVQYNKNFEIPRGEEPGPYPLKLSRDRVTDEDAEIQFLVPDHPVLNFPNKITEADFEGWIQERGLYFPSEWDDKYTAVLSCHDPGESPQNGSLLITRYGKGYFIYTSLSWFRELPAGVPGAYRLFTNMISIGKDAR; encoded by the coding sequence ATGCTTAGCAAATTTGTCGGCGTTTATATCTTATTGATTGTATCATCGCTTTCCTCTCTGAATATTCTGCAAGCCCAGGCGCCTCTTCCGCCTAAAAGCAGCGGGGAGATACAACATGCCATCCACAAACTCCAGGTTCTGGGAAGTGTCATGTATATAGCTGCACATCCCGACGATGAAAATACCCGTCTGCTGGCCTATCTCGCTGGCGAGAAAGGGTACCGCACCGCGTACCTTGCCATGACCAGAGGCGACGGAGGGCAAAACTCCATCGGTGAAGAAGTCGGACCACACCTTGGGATCCTTCGTACACAGGAATTGCTTGCCGCGCGTAGAATGGATGGCGCCGAACAAATGTTCTCCCGTGCCTATGATTTTGGCTATTCCAAAAACCCGGAGGAAACTTTCCGGATCTGGGGCAAAGATAAAATTCTCGCCGACGTGGTCTGGGCCATCCGGAAATTCCAGCCCGATGTGATCATCACCCGTTTTCCAGGCCCGGAAAAAGGTGGTGGCGGACACGGTCACCATACAGCCTCAGCCATGCTGGCGCAAGAAGCTTTCGATCTGGCAGGCAATCCCAATGTATTTCCCGAACAACTGGCTTATGTTCAGGTCTGGCAGCCCAAACGCATTCTATGGAACACATGGGCACCAGGAAACCAGCCCGATTACGATTTTTCTCATACCCTGACCATCAACGTCGATGCTTACCAACCCCTCCTTGGTAAAAGTATAGGTGAAATTGCCGCAGAAGCGCGAAGTATGCACAAATGTCAGGATTTTGGCGTCGCACCGTGGCGGGGAGAAGTCTTCGAATACCTCCAGCACGAAAAAGGCGAAGAAGCGAAAACTGACCTCTTCGACGGAATTGTAACGAGTTGGGATAGAATCGGTGAAAGCAAAACCGGAAAAGTGCTCGAACAAGTTTACCACGACTACCAGTCCGCTAATCCCGCGGCCAGCATTCCGGGCCTTCTCAAGGCATGGAAAATGATGGAGGGAAAACAAGGATATTGGTACGAACAAAAAAGAAAAGAAATCCGCAACCTCCTGGTGTACTGTGCGGGTATTTTTATGGAAGTGTCCAGCCAGGAACCCATGACGGCACCGGGCGATAGTGCCCGTCTTACGGCTCAGATTATCAAAAGATCAGATGCAGTCGTCGAGCTTAAAGGCATCGAGTGGAATTATCCCGGCGTTTCGCTTTCCCTGAACCAGCCGCTGAAAAATGACCACAAACTCCTCTCCTTTGAGAAAAAATTTCTCATCTCCAATACGCCTCCCAGCCAGCATTACTGGCGGAGAGAACCTATGGAAAAAGGCTCATTCCAGGTTAGCGACCAGCAACTGATTGGCTTGCCGGAAAGCCCCGCAGCACTTACCGCAACATGGAAACTGAAGTTTGAAGATGTGGAAATGGATGTGGCACTCCCGGTCATCCATCGTTATGTTGACCGGTCGAAAGGCGAACTTTACCGCCCGTTTATTTTCGCTCCGCCCGTAACGGTCAATATCGCGGATGCAGTTTATTTGTTTTCCGACAATCAGGTAAAAGAAGTCAAAATGACCGTCAAGTCGTTCCTTCCTTCGGGAAATACCCGCCTGAAACTTTCTGTTCCCCCAGGTTGGGAAGTAACACCTTCCGAAATCAATCTCAAACTGGAAGGAAAAGGAACTGAGCAAATGGTATCTGTCATGATTACCCCTCCCGACAATCAGCAATCAGGAGACCTGAAAGTCGTGGCAGAAACCGGAGGCGTTTCGGGATCATATAGTTCGCGCACGATTGCCTATGACCACATTCCGGTACAGATGGTATTTGATCCTGCCGAAACCCGGCTGGTTCGTATAGATCTTGAGAAAAGGGGAGAATATATCGGCTATATCATGGGCGCGGAAGATGAAGTACCCCTGGGACTGGAGCAGATTGGTTATAAAGTAGATCTGCTGGAAGACGATAAAATTCTCACTGACAATCTGTTGAAATATGATGCCGTAATTGCTGGCAACCGTTCGTATTACCGGCGTAGCCGGATGCCCTTTCACAAAACACAGATTCTCGAATATGTAAAACAGGGCGGTACGTATATCGTACAGTACAACAAAAACTTTGAAATCCCCAGAGGCGAAGAGCCTGGCCCCTACCCTTTGAAGCTTTCCAGAGACCGGGTTACGGATGAAGATGCAGAAATCCAGTTTCTGGTACCTGACCATCCGGTATTAAATTTCCCAAACAAAATTACCGAAGCAGATTTTGAAGGATGGATTCAGGAACGGGGGTTATATTTTCCTTCAGAATGGGATGATAAATACACGGCGGTGCTCTCTTGTCATGATCCGGGAGAATCTCCTCAAAATGGTTCTCTCCTGATAACCCGCTATGGAAAGGGTTATTTTATCTATACCAGCCTCTCTTGGTTCAGAGAACTTCCGGCAGGTGTACCGGGCGCTTACCGCCTTTTCACCAATATGATTTCTATCGGAAAAGACGCGAGGTAA
- a CDS encoding sodium:solute symporter: protein MSYIDWFVMCGTVLLIVVYGIYKSRNIKDIRGYLLSDNDMKWWTIGLSIMATQASAITFLSTPGQAFDDGMRFVQFYFGVPIAMVVISIVVIPIFHRLNVYTAYEYLEQRFDLKTRSLAAMLFLVSRGMAAGLTIYAPAIILSTLLGWQIDATCVGIGFVVLIYTVAGGNRAVSHTQKQQMFVILVGMIMAGVVMIFKLPADVSFSDAVFIAGKMGKLNIITSPSSWAEFDIKDRYNLWSGLIGGTFLALSYFGTDQSQVQRYLGGKSLTESRIGLLFNGVFKVPMQFMILFIGAMMFVFYQFNARPMFFNSPDRENIVASSTGPQYLEVEKNYETLHEEKADLLRQLLAARKEGNAPLIEQTEVKLKQVESEAISTRKTGIDLIKQQNPRADTNDLDKIFLTFVLNHLPVGLIGLLMAVILSASMSSTAAELNSLATTTIVDIYKRLVHKNDDTKNYLKASRWATFGWGIFAIGFALFASELGNLIQAVNILGSLFYGTLLGIFVVAFFMKKTKGRAVFFAAIIAELVVIGFYVLPQIFPSIPDIGFLWFNLIGCLVVTGLAAIFQAVLPE, encoded by the coding sequence ATGAGTTATATTGACTGGTTTGTCATGTGCGGGACTGTCCTGCTGATTGTGGTTTATGGAATCTACAAAAGCAGGAATATCAAAGATATCAGAGGTTATCTGCTGTCGGACAATGACATGAAATGGTGGACCATTGGTCTGTCCATCATGGCTACTCAGGCAAGTGCCATCACCTTTTTGTCCACGCCCGGGCAGGCCTTTGATGACGGGATGCGGTTTGTGCAGTTTTATTTCGGTGTCCCGATTGCCATGGTTGTGATCTCCATCGTTGTGATTCCGATATTTCACCGGCTCAATGTCTATACTGCCTATGAATATCTGGAACAGCGGTTTGACCTGAAAACCCGCTCGCTGGCAGCTATGTTGTTTCTGGTATCGAGGGGAATGGCGGCAGGATTAACGATTTACGCACCAGCGATTATCTTATCTACCCTCCTTGGCTGGCAAATTGATGCCACCTGTGTAGGTATCGGGTTTGTAGTGTTGATTTATACGGTGGCGGGGGGAAACAGAGCCGTAAGCCATACGCAAAAGCAACAAATGTTTGTGATTCTTGTGGGAATGATCATGGCAGGTGTTGTGATGATCTTCAAATTACCCGCGGATGTTTCATTTTCAGATGCGGTATTTATTGCCGGGAAAATGGGCAAACTCAACATCATCACCTCCCCTTCTTCCTGGGCTGAATTTGATATTAAAGACCGTTATAACCTCTGGTCAGGGCTGATTGGCGGCACGTTTTTGGCGCTTTCCTATTTTGGTACAGACCAGTCTCAGGTACAGCGTTATCTGGGCGGAAAGTCATTGACCGAAAGCCGTATTGGCTTGCTGTTTAATGGAGTTTTCAAAGTGCCCATGCAGTTTATGATTTTGTTTATCGGGGCGATGATGTTTGTTTTTTATCAGTTTAACGCCCGCCCTATGTTTTTTAATTCTCCCGACCGGGAGAATATTGTTGCCAGCAGCACCGGCCCGCAGTATCTGGAAGTAGAAAAAAATTATGAAACCCTTCATGAGGAAAAAGCAGATCTGCTTCGCCAACTCCTTGCCGCCAGGAAAGAGGGGAATGCGCCCCTGATTGAGCAGACAGAGGTTAAACTGAAACAGGTCGAGTCAGAGGCGATTTCTACCCGAAAAACTGGCATAGACCTGATCAAACAGCAGAACCCCCGCGCCGACACCAATGATCTGGATAAAATTTTCCTGACCTTCGTGCTGAACCACTTACCGGTAGGATTGATTGGCTTGTTGATGGCCGTTATTCTTTCCGCTTCGATGTCCTCCACAGCAGCCGAACTAAACTCATTGGCGACTACGACCATTGTAGATATTTACAAACGCCTCGTTCACAAAAACGATGATACGAAAAACTATCTTAAAGCTTCCCGTTGGGCGACTTTTGGCTGGGGAATATTTGCGATTGGTTTTGCACTGTTTGCCAGTGAGCTGGGCAACCTGATACAGGCCGTTAACATTCTGGGCTCCCTCTTTTACGGCACTTTGCTGGGTATATTTGTTGTCGCCTTCTTTATGAAAAAAACCAAAGGCCGGGCCGTATTTTTTGCGGCGATCATTGCAGAACTCGTAGTAATCGGTTTTTACGTACTTCCGCAGATTTTCCCATCTATTCCGGACATTGGTTTTTTGTGGTTTAACCTTATCGGTTGCCTGGTTGTCACCGGGCTTGCGGCAATCTTTCAGGCAGTTTTACCAGAATAA
- a CDS encoding T9SS type A sorting domain-containing protein translates to MFPRIYQYKLKNPLKYALNPASQLEVVSIDAAIIYEIGQNEANISVDTTLQMVREISTSLGPPFIKSPLAFYGPVSMTKLGSRYNDLSFVERLNESGIQVDLWPKADITTSNNNSKGVNDAGKITYSTGFYPFQCLDEQRVLLAIPSPSPGADSLTNRLNFGDFTYEPQFKLKLKVLLKRTDAEAMNTNTEYVVIMASYQVKLDSTNTSPGTYYVSHLAPWTTPVCNQTAKYMKDYVVTSLFSPSGTPIAELGGNGLPMDLSLTGVEITTDREALRKITLDNCWIGSSQTFIPPPPSAPEDIIYGPPVIIRAGKSIEVLSSSNTSNLFQTASLLVGVPSRFGGCDGSPLPPPVSATEIQSFCENGNLYKPYILPNKLAASNLLENPIPLTAFPNPFTGEITLRFELLQTTEVSITLYDLLGRPVMPIRKSEPMKAGPQELTVDMGFLAAGVYIVVMDADGQRRTVRIVKE, encoded by the coding sequence GTGTTCCCTCGTATTTATCAATACAAATTAAAAAACCCTTTAAAATACGCTCTTAATCCGGCCTCTCAATTAGAAGTGGTTTCGATAGATGCCGCCATTATTTATGAAATTGGTCAGAATGAAGCAAATATCAGTGTAGATACCACGCTTCAAATGGTTCGGGAAATCAGCACATCGCTAGGCCCTCCCTTCATAAAAAGCCCATTAGCATTTTATGGCCCGGTATCTATGACTAAGCTGGGCAGCCGTTATAATGATTTGTCCTTTGTTGAGCGACTCAACGAATCCGGAATCCAGGTTGATCTCTGGCCCAAAGCCGATATTACCACTTCCAATAATAATTCAAAGGGAGTAAATGACGCCGGAAAAATCACCTACAGCACAGGTTTCTATCCTTTTCAATGTCTGGATGAACAACGGGTTCTTCTTGCCATTCCGTCACCTTCGCCCGGCGCAGATTCCTTAACAAATCGTTTGAATTTTGGTGATTTTACGTATGAACCGCAGTTTAAATTAAAGCTAAAGGTACTATTGAAACGAACGGATGCGGAGGCTATGAATACCAATACCGAGTATGTAGTGATTATGGCTTCATATCAAGTGAAATTGGATAGCACAAACACTTCTCCTGGAACATATTATGTATCCCATCTCGCACCCTGGACAACGCCCGTTTGTAATCAAACTGCAAAATACATGAAAGATTATGTGGTTACTTCTCTTTTTTCTCCCTCGGGAACACCCATAGCGGAATTGGGCGGAAATGGATTACCAATGGACCTCAGTCTTACCGGAGTAGAGATAACTACGGACAGGGAAGCACTAAGAAAAATAACGTTAGATAATTGCTGGATTGGTTCGTCTCAAACCTTTATTCCGCCCCCACCCTCAGCACCCGAAGATATTATTTATGGCCCACCTGTAATTATTCGGGCAGGGAAATCTATTGAAGTTCTATCGTCTTCCAATACAAGTAATCTATTCCAGACAGCATCTTTGTTAGTAGGGGTTCCTTCGAGATTTGGGGGATGTGATGGTTCTCCGCTACCGCCTCCGGTGAGTGCTACGGAAATTCAAAGTTTTTGTGAAAACGGCAACCTTTATAAGCCGTATATTTTACCCAATAAATTGGCTGCATCGAACTTATTGGAGAATCCCATCCCCCTCACCGCTTTCCCCAATCCTTTCACCGGCGAAATCACCCTGCGGTTTGAACTGTTGCAAACAACAGAGGTTTCGATTACGCTCTACGACCTGCTGGGTCGCCCGGTGATGCCGATCCGCAAGTCGGAGCCGATGAAAGCCGGGCCGCAGGAACTGACAGTGGATATGGGTTTTCTGGCAGCGGGTGTATATATTGTTGTTATGGACGCTGACGGGCAGCGGCGGACGGTGCGGATTGTGAAGGAATAA
- a CDS encoding T9SS type A sorting domain-containing protein → MKNNNIAQALSEKTSVAKAATVSRATSTSEFFAAEFDLAYDPCICLNYSEIQVDFGVVDTSLVNLSGRLIGTSQVINTNGSSPLLNNQDFLTTVYKNGLDVEAGTVTYKNIDGLIAKYKTPPGLSSFEQIALGVVGSIIKTGIGATDKWLTAAIDGEITQYIKDMGFVNDTTGTPDSTFKVKTGLKIIGDQTDRILVAMGLKSSPSRPPSPSVIEAEMAITGSIKNFGSIGGNSSILLRTPGSLGTDGAESTSPWFYYPTYNEPLGVFALLDSPLVKKMSASQRGLYPYEFGYEDPPGSLLSYNSWLDAYSRYRFEDIEYVFNPAAEVDDEKTVILAALVVKGSPATRIEEYYDYFQDLSTYSYFPSFPNIDGEEEYYVSPFLTLECLKDYIVGDFEPGSQVFLRLMIQYVFKENVYGKVNQVFEILTYPVRFTSAALPPYTYFPDTLIVNGSTTFNQNTILKARSVIMVTGGLTLNAGVTLTLAAGREVIVNPGVSLPPGINLEVGVKSVLGCNYTDFVQVPVDTIKAFCNSTRYKANQLASRVAAPDNPTQPEKRPPLTAFPNPFTGEITLRFELLQTTEVSITLYDLLGRPVMPIRKSEPMKAGPQELTVDMGFLAAGVYIVVMDANGQRRTVRIVKE, encoded by the coding sequence ATGAAAAACAATAATATTGCACAGGCTCTGAGTGAAAAGACTTCCGTAGCTAAGGCTGCAACAGTGAGTCGTGCCACCAGTACTTCCGAGTTTTTTGCTGCGGAGTTTGATCTGGCTTACGATCCATGTATATGCCTGAATTACTCTGAGATCCAGGTGGATTTTGGGGTCGTAGATACCTCGCTGGTAAATCTTTCCGGCAGGTTGATTGGAACCAGCCAGGTTATCAACACCAATGGCTCCAGCCCACTCCTGAACAATCAGGATTTTCTCACCACTGTATATAAAAACGGATTAGATGTGGAAGCCGGAACCGTTACCTATAAGAATATTGATGGTCTTATCGCAAAATATAAAACACCGCCCGGATTGTCTTCCTTTGAGCAAATTGCACTGGGAGTTGTAGGAAGTATTATTAAAACCGGAATAGGGGCAACTGATAAATGGCTTACCGCAGCAATTGACGGTGAAATCACCCAATACATCAAAGATATGGGGTTTGTGAATGATACAACCGGGACTCCTGATAGCACATTTAAAGTAAAAACGGGGCTAAAAATTATTGGAGATCAAACCGACAGGATATTGGTAGCGATGGGATTAAAATCTTCTCCCAGCCGCCCGCCCAGTCCTTCTGTGATTGAGGCAGAAATGGCGATAACTGGTTCTATAAAAAACTTTGGATCTATTGGTGGCAATTCCTCCATTTTACTCCGCACCCCAGGGAGTTTAGGTACGGATGGTGCCGAATCAACATCTCCATGGTTTTACTACCCCACCTACAACGAGCCGCTTGGTGTTTTTGCTCTTCTGGATTCGCCACTTGTTAAAAAAATGTCAGCTTCTCAGCGTGGCTTATATCCGTATGAGTTTGGTTATGAAGATCCTCCCGGTTCGCTTCTTTCCTATAATTCTTGGCTAGATGCTTATTCGAGGTACAGATTTGAGGATATCGAATATGTTTTTAACCCGGCAGCAGAAGTGGATGATGAAAAAACCGTCATTCTGGCCGCTTTGGTCGTAAAAGGTTCTCCTGCAACCCGGATTGAAGAATATTATGACTATTTTCAGGATTTAAGCACATATTCTTACTTTCCTTCTTTTCCCAATATTGATGGAGAAGAAGAATACTATGTTTCCCCATTTCTGACGCTGGAGTGTCTGAAAGATTATATTGTAGGGGATTTTGAGCCTGGCTCACAGGTTTTTCTCCGACTCATGATCCAATATGTTTTTAAGGAAAATGTTTATGGCAAAGTCAATCAGGTATTTGAAATACTCACCTATCCGGTTCGATTTACTTCGGCAGCTCTTCCACCTTATACTTATTTTCCAGATACGCTGATCGTCAACGGTTCAACGACTTTTAACCAGAACACCATACTAAAAGCGAGAAGTGTCATTATGGTTACAGGTGGGCTGACGCTTAATGCCGGAGTAACGCTTACTTTGGCTGCCGGCAGAGAAGTCATTGTCAATCCCGGGGTATCTCTGCCTCCAGGAATCAATTTAGAAGTCGGGGTCAAATCCGTCCTGGGGTGTAACTATACAGACTTTGTTCAGGTTCCTGTAGATACTATCAAAGCATTTTGCAATTCAACCCGCTATAAGGCCAATCAACTGGCAAGCAGGGTAGCAGCGCCCGACAACCCTACGCAACCTGAAAAAAGGCCACCCCTCACCGCTTTCCCCAATCCTTTCACCGGCGAAATCACCCTGCGGTTTGAACTGTTGCAAACAACAGAGGTTTCGATCACGCTCTACGACCTGCTGGGTCGCCCGGTGATGCCGATCCGCAAGTCGGAGCCGATGAAAGCCGGGCCGCAGGAACTGACAGTGGATATGGGTTTTCTGGCAGCGGGGGTATATATTGTTGTGATGGACGCCAACGGACAAAGGCGGACGGTGCGGATTGTGAAGGAATGA